The Gammaproteobacteria bacterium DNA window CAATAAAAACTCCTGTCCTACAGGCATTACTACACACGATAAGAAATTACAACGCGGACTTGATCCGCATATAAAGGCAGAGCGTGTAACTTTTTATGTGAAAAATATGATTTATGAGGTAGGTATGATTGCTCACTCTTGTGGTGTGAGCCACTTTAGAGACTTAGAGCGTCATCATGCACGAATTATTCAAGGTGATGGTTTGTCTGTGCCTTTAGATAGGCTTTACCCTAAAGTTGAACCGTTGTTTGAAACGGATCGTAGAGATTGGACTACTCGGCCATGGTCTGCAAAAGAACACGCTGCCTTAGACGCAGATGAGACTGAAGATCAATTAAATAGTGAGCAGGCTTCTTAAATAATAATTTTAAAAATAATGTTCGATAAAATTTTATCAATATTTAAAAGCAATAAAATTGCTAATTTAGAAGAAGTTCAAAACATGAGCTCATTGGCTTCTGCTAAGTCAAGATTGAAAGACTATCAAAACATTGCTGATGCTAAACAATTAGAAGAATTTCTACTGCTTGAGCGCGAAATCAATGATACATTTTCCAGTAATGAGGTATTAGCTTATCTGGGTGATTTATTTCAATCAATTAGTGTTGGATTGCAATCTTCAACACTTGATGCAAAAGCAGTTCAGCAATGGAAAAAAGCACTTCGAGAGTTGTTAGTTGGTGTAAATTATAGTGGCGAATATGTGGATTTGGCTAAAAATATCAAAGAGCAGCTTGATACTAGTCATGACATAATTAATTGTACTCAAAAGACTAAAAGTTTACTGCTAGATTTTTCTAGTAGCCTAACTGAAGATCATGAAGAAATGCATGGATATTTATTGGTCATCGCAAGTAAGCTACAATCTATTTATGCTGAACTAAGTGAAACTAAAGATGAGTATTTTTCGCGAGAATCTAAAAAAGGCAGCATCAATAAATCTTTTGAGGAAGGTATCAAGGAGCTTGATGATAGTATAAAGAATAGTGACGATATAAATTTATTGAAAGCAAGCCTAAGTAAAATTGTATCTGCAATACAAACAAAAGTTATTGAGGAAGTGGAGTCAGAAGAGAGCGAAACTAAAATTCTCGAAAATAAAATTGCCGGTATGAGTAATAAGATTAAGTTATTAGAAGATCATGCCAAAGACTTAGAAAAAACCATCCATAAAAAACACATGGAAGCAGTCACTGATCCTTTGACTGGCCTATATAATCGTGCCGCTTATGTGCAAGCACTAGAAAAAGCATGGATGAATTGGCAGCAAAATAAAGTATCTAGCACTATGCTGGTGTGGGATATTGATCACTTTAAAATGATTAACGATCGTCATGGCCATTCTGCGGGCGATAAAGTTCTCCAGTCAGTTGCAAAAAAACTTGGAACCGGCGTGCGTAAAGGCGATATGTTGGCAAGATTTGGTGGAGAAGAATTTGTTATGTTGCTTGTTGATAAATCTTTAGAAGAAGGTGCTCAGTTAGCTGAAAGAATTCGAAAGCTTATTTCTATAACGGAGTTCACTTATAAAAAACAGCCACTACATGTGACAATTTCTTGTGGTGTTGCATCTTTTGTGGATAAAGATACACCTACCACTCTCTTTGAGAGAGCCGATAAAGCGCTATATAAAGCTAAACAAAGTGGTAGAGATCGTATTGAAATGATGAAAGTTGCTTAGCTGATAAATTTTCCATCAGCAATTATCGACTGATTACGGCCCATTTTCTTTGCGTGAAGAACTGCGTTGTTAGCACGCTCAAATATGCTTTCAATGCTATCAGTTGCCAATAATTCAGCTACGCCTGCGCTAACAGTGATATGTGTAGATTTTTTATTGATGGTAATTAATCTATTATTATCAATCTCTTTACGTATGCGTTCACTAATTTCAAACGCATTGTTTGATGTTACCCCTTTCAAAATTAGGCAGTATGTATCATTGTTATAACGGAACAATAGATCTGTGTCACGAATTCTAGCTCGCATTACCTGCATTACGTTATATAAAATTTCATCTCTAATAATGAGGTTTGCTGATTCAGAAATTTTGTTAAATCGATCAATATCAATTAACACAAGTGACATAGGTACTCGTTCTCTGTGGGATAATTTTGCCTCACGCGTCACTAATTGTTCTACTAATGTTGAGTTAGCTATGCCTGTTGTTTGATCATGTATTGACAATAATGAATTAGACTTTTGATTAATTACAGACCTTAAAGGGTGGACTAATAATGATGAGATGAGCTCAATATTTTTCATCTCATTATCTGAGAATTCATTTTCTCTATATAATGTAATATCACCCCAAAATTCATTATCCGTTTTTAAATGGAAATTACTTTGTGCATTATCAGTAATGCCTAATGAGTGATTAATTCCAAGTAAAGGGTAGCGATAGCGGACTCCGCTTACATTTAGGATAGAATTGATGCATTCTTCATAGGATTGAATTAATGATTTATCGCAAATTTGACTCTGAAACTTAAGTGCATAGTTCAGCACTGACCCTGTAGAATTTGATGAGGTTACAGAAGTCGTTAATTCATGGTTCGCCGGCTTAAGTGGCCTAATCAATTTGATTGGCTTATTTATTTCCATTTATTTTAACTTTTTTATTATAAAATTTGGCAAGCAAATAATATTAGATCTGCATTAAATCGATATTAGTATTAATACTTACAGATGCATCAAGTTAACAACTGTTCACAATTGATATCAACAAACGCCAAATTATTGACGTCTTATTCGTAATTACACTCCTATATTTACTCGGTAAAGAGTGTTTTTGCTAGATAGTTTAGGCGTGAACGGAGCGATTTGGTTCCGAAGTGATAATTTGATTTCCGTTTTCGCTGTAAGTTACAGCATGTTCGGTATCAAATAATGAATGTAACTGGTTCAGAGTGTTGGTTGTTTGCTTAAGACGATTATTGACTAAAGAGCTATTCTCAGTATTCATTTGCTGACATTTTTTAAGTAAGTTAATGGTTTCTTGCCATTTCTTATCTAATGTTTGGTCATTTGCAAATTTATCTAACATTGGAGAGAACTGGGTTTCCAGTTTCGATAATTTCGTAATCGTGTCTTGTTTTTGAAGGGTGATTTTATTTAAATCATTTGCATTTCCGGCTAAAAGTAATTCTCTTTCGGCCGATAGCTGATCTAGGAAAGAATTAATACAATTCTGTAAATCACTAATGACTTGATGTGAGTTTTGATTATTCATATACCGTTCCGTGGTTTTTGAGTAGACTAAACTGTATGTGAGCTATTTAAGTAGCTCATCAATTTCTATTAATTTGTCCGCAATAACTGAGCTATTCACCTCATAACGGCCATCTGCGAGAGCAGATTTAATCTCGTCTACTTTTTGTCGATCAACGATAGGCTCTGAAGATAAATTAGCAATCAACTGATCTACTTTTTGAGCAGAATTGGTCAGATCTACCTGTCCTTCTGCGGCATTGGTTGATGCACTAGCTTTTTGGCTTGGTGCGCTATCATCCGAAGACTTAGCTGTTGGTTTTGACCCAGATCCAGCTATCTGGTTGTTTGAGTTAATATTTCTAATCACGTCTGTCATCTTCTCTTACCTTTTCCTGATTTCCATATATCGGCAATTATCGCCATTTCTTTAACAAAAATTCATATAAATCTTTAGATATTTATATGAACCACACTATTTTTATGTAATACACCTTCCAGTTCTTTTTTGCTGGATAGGTTTTGTACTCGAATTCGGTCACCTTCAGCCGCTGCGTTAAGCGCTGTCGCGGCGGTGCGTATTTCTAAACCATTGACGCGAGCGATTACAATCACACGATCACCACGTTTTACCGCCATAGGCTTTTCTAAAGCCAATACTTGCAGAATATCTCCTCTGCGCATTGGCCTCTTGGCAACTAGGCCGATTGGATTTTGCTCAATACTAAAATATTCACGGCTATTATTTCTAATCTCTTTCCGCTCAAGTGCAACATGTGAGCGATTAAGTATAGTGCCACGTGATAAGGCGGTCATGGCTACCCATACTTGCTGGTAACGCTTTATTTGTGCGCCGACATATATTTTCCATGGTTTACTATCATTACAACGAATACCAACAGAGGTATGACCTGCTTGGCTAGCACCTGGCGGCCAAAATGCTTGTAATGGTATTTCACATTTACTTAACTTTAATCTTTTATCTAATGATTTAGCTGTAATTGTCATCGATTCATCATCTGCATTAATTGAATCGCCAATGAATTCTTTTACTGCCACAGTAATATCATCATGGCGATGGTATTGACCTGATCCTGATAGCTCTTGTGAAAATGCTGAGTTCACACTTATACATATAAGAATCAACGTCAGCATGATCTTCAGACTTCTATTTAAATTCTTCATCATCTCTCTTTAAGTATCGTCAATTGTTTAACGCTACTAGGAAATGTTGCAAAGTTCATGCCGACTATTTAGTTGAGCACATTATATTTGCTTTATGGAAAACATTGCATGCAATTATTGCCGCACGACGGCAACATCTGAATGTCACTTCATGTCATGTATTGATGAAGTGTCGGCTTTTATCTCTGATCGGTTGTTATCGGCTGGCACAGCGATTGCTATAGCTATTACAAATAAATTTTGTAAAAAAACCGATATGTCTAGTCCTATAGATAAACTTTTTGGAATACATGCACAAGCAATTACGCTGCGTGCTGCTCGTTCAGAAATGCTAGCAGCGAACTTGGCAAATTCTGATACGCCAAATTACAAAGCGAAAGATATTGATTTCAAATCAGCTTTTGAAAGTTTACAAGGTGGGAAAATGCAAACTAGTGTTCAACTTGAGAAAAGTAGTTCACAACATTTTTCAAGTGACTTAAATGGTATTGCAAGTCAGGCAATACGCTATCGAGTGCCTTCACATGCTTCATTAGATGGAAATACGGTTGATGCTGATTATGAAAAGTCTGCATTTACAGAAAATGCTATTCGTTATCAAGTTAGCTTGTCTATCTTAGGTAAAAAAATTAGTGGACTAATAAGGACTTTACGAGGTGAATAAGAATAATGTCATTATTTAATATTTTTGATATATCAGGTAGTGGATTAAGCGCACAAAGCGTTCGACTTAATGTTACTGCTAGTAATATTTCCAATGCACAGTCTGTTGCAGGAAGTGCAGATGCAGCTTACAAAGCAAGAAATCCAGTTTTCTCTGCTATGTATAAAGATGTATTTAATTCTCAGAGTAGCAATATTGGTGTGCAAACTCTCGGTATTGTTGAGAATAATACAGAAGCACCAAAAAGATATGAACCAGGCAATCCTTTAGCAGATGATGAAGGATATATTTATTTGTCTAATGTGAATCCCATAGAGGAGATGACTAACATGATGTCAGCTTCACGAGGTTATCAAAATAACGTAGAGGTAATGAATACATCAAAGGACTTGCTTCTACAAACACTACGCTTAGGCGAATAGCAGGGAGACTATTAATGGAAATAGGTACTAATACAGCATTGAGTAGCCAATTTGGAGTGCAAAGATTTCAAAAGGATGCCACGAACAACAAGGAATTAGGACAAGAAGATTTTTTACAACTTATCGTTGCTCAAATTCAAAACCAAGATCCGTTCGAGCCAGTAGAAAATGGTGCCTTTATTGGGCAGCTCGCTCAATTTGGCACAGTGGATGGTGTGAATAATCTTAATGACTCATTTGCAGAATTTTCACAGGGAATAAATAACAACCAAGCACTTAATGCAGCTGGTTTGATTGGTAAAAGCGTTCAAGCTGAAGGTAATCAAGTTTCAATGACTGAAGGAGAATCAGTGACGGCTTATGTTGATTCAAAAAGCCAAGCAGGAACTGCTGAAGTTCTGATTAGTAATGCAGCTGGTGAAGTTGTACAAACCAAGCAAGTGGTATTAGCCAACTTGGGGTTGAATAGTTTTACTTGGAATGGATTGAATGAAGCAGGTGAACAAGTCCCAGAGGGTAATTACTTTTTATCAGCTACAGTACTAGCAGGTGAAAATGAAGTTTCATTGCCAACCACTGTAGAAAGTAAAGTGCAAAGCGTTAATCTTTCAAATTCAAGTGCAATTGAGCTTGGGTTACAAACAGGTGGCACTATTTTATTTAATGAAGTACAGAGAATTTCGGAATAATTAATTAATAAATCGCATACTAAAGGAGAAAGATATGCCATTTGATATAGCACTCACAGGGCTAAATGCCGCCCAAAATGATTTAGAGGTAATATCTAATAATATTGCCAACAGTGAAACTACCGGATTTAAAAAATCTCGCGCTGAATTTGCAGATGTTTATGCAAGTTCTGAATTTGGAGTCAGCAGTAATGCTATCGGTCAAGGTGTTCAACTTGCAGGAATACAACAGCAGTTTACAGATGGTGATCTTACATTTACTGACAATGCTTTAGATTTAGCCATTAATGGTCAGGGATTTTTTGTGCTTGAAGATGCCGGTGAGCGTTTTTATGGTAGAGCAGGTTCTTTTGGTGTCGATTCAAGCGGGAACCTTGTTGATCCAATTGGCAATCAATTAATTGGTTTTCAACCTGACTCAAATGGCTTGATTACAGGTGGGCTAGGGCCAATTGTTGTTAGTCGTGCAGATGTTGCACCACAAATTACTTCAGAAATTGATCTAGGTGCAAACCTTGATGCAACAGCGACTGTGCTACCAGCATTTACAGTCGGAGCATCGGGTCCTGATCCTGCAACATATAATCACTCAACTTCACTAACTACTTATGATTCATTGGGTGGTCAGCATTTGACTTCATTATATTTTAGACGAGACACAGCTACTAATTGGGAAGCCTTTGCCTTTGTTGATGGTGTTCAAGTTGATGGCCCAGATATTTTGAATTTTGATCCAAGCGGAAGTTTGGTTGGTGTTAATGGTGGTGCTGGAACTACAACCACTTCAGCAGCTTTTACACCTGGTGGTATAGGTACATCGACCACTTATACGATTGACTATGCTGCAATAACTCAATTCGGAAGTCCATTTGGCGTCTCTTCGCTGAATCAAAATGGTTTCGAAACTGGTCGTTTAACAAGTTTAGACTTTGCTTCAGATGGAACATTGTTTGGACGCTACTCTAATGGTGTGTCTAGTGCATTTGGTCAAGTTGCTTTGGCCAACTTTTCAAATACTCAAGGTTTGGTGCCTTCAGGTAATTCGCTTTGGAATGAATCATTCGCCTCCGGTGCAGCATTAGTAGGTGCACCAGGCTCCACCGATTTGGGGCTAGTACAGTCAGGTGCACTTGAAGAATCAAATGTCGATGTGACATCGGAATTGATTGATATGATTCAAGCACAACGATTCTTCCAGTCTAATGCTCAAGTGATTGGTGCAGCTGATGAAATCACTCAGACTATTATTAATATTATTTAATAAGGTTGGCCTACAAGAGGAGTAGAGAATGGATGGGATGTTATATGTGGCAATGAATGGTGCTAAACAAATACAACTGCACCAGGCAACGAATACCCACAATTTAGCTAACGCAAACACTACAGGATTTCGAGCAGATTTCGATACCATTCGAAGTCTGCCCGTTTACGGACCAGGTAATCCAAGTCGTGTATTTAGCGTTGATGAAAGATCAGGAATAAATTTTGATGTCGGACAAGTGACGCAAACAGGGCGTGACTTAGACGTATCAATTAACGGCCAAGGTTTTTTTGCTATTCAAACACCCGATGGTAGTGAAGCCTATACTAGAGCTGGTGACTTGCGGGTCGTTAATGGCGGTTTATTACAAACCGGTGCAGGATTTTCTGTCATGGGTAATGATGGTCCGATTGCTTTGCCTCCCTACGAAAAACTCGATATTGCGGCTGATGGAACATTGTCAATTATTCCTGTTGGTCAGGATGCAAGTGCATTGGCAGTAATTGATCGAATCAAGCTGGTTAATCCACCGATTGAAGAACTTGAAAAGAATTTGGATGGATTCATTCGAGCAAAAGATGGTGTTGCTGTTGATGCAGATGCATCAATAAGAGTAGCAGCAGGTACTGTTGAAGGTAGCAACGTAAATTCAGTAAGTGAGCTTATTAATATGATTGAGCTTGCAAGAAAGTTCGAGATGCATGTGAAGCTAATGGAAACGGCTGAAAGCAATGACTCTAGCTCAGCAACAATATTAAGATTGCGCGGATAAAATAATAAAGGATTAAAAATGACTTCAGCATTATGGAATTCAAAAACAGGTTTAGATGCGCAACAAACGCGCATGACAGTTATTTCAAATAATTTGGCTAACGCAAATACCACTGGATTTAAAAGAGACCGAGCAGTATTTGAAGATTTGATTTATCAAAATATACGCCAACCAGGTGCGCAATCCTCACAGGACACACAATTACCAACCGGATTACAGCTAGGTACAGGTGTAAGAGTGGTGGCGACTGAGAAATTGTTTACCCAAGGAAATGTATCGCAAACAGATGCGCCATTGGATGTTGCCATACAAGGTCGTGGATTTTTTGAAATTCAATTGCCTGATGGCACATCTGGTTACACACGTGATGGAAGTTTTACATTGGATTCGCAGGGCCAAATCGTAAACTCAAGTGGTTATGTTTTACAGCCAGCTATTTCTATCCCGCCAAATGTTACCAGTATAACAATTGGTGTTGATGGTACTGTTTCAACGTTAACTGCAGGTGATAATGCACCTACGCAGGTGGGTAACATACAGTTAGTCGATTTCGTTAATGAAACTGGTTTGCAGCCAAGAGGTGAAAACTTGTTTTTAGAAACTGCATCATCGGGTAGCCCAACTCCTGGAACACCTGGTCAGAATGGTTTGGGAACAATGATTCAAGGGTCGTTGGAAACGTCAAATGTGAATGTTGTTGAAGAATTAGTAAATATGATTGAAACGCAGCGTACGTATGAAGTTAACTCGCGGGCAATTGAAACTGCAGATAGCATGCTTCAGTACGTTAATAACAACTTATAGAATTAAATGAATCACAGGGATGGAGAATATGAATAAGCCAGATAAAATATCATTAGCAGGACTGATATTACTATTGATTTCCGGTTGTAGCAGTATAGGTCAGCTGAGTGATCCAGATTACGAGCCCGTTGTGCCTGTCATGCCGGAGGTTAAATCTAATTATGATGGAGGGTTATTTTATGCCTCGAGTAATCTTTATATATTTGAAGATATAAAAGCAACACGTGTAGGCGATCTATTAACGGTCGTGCTTTCTGAGCAAACGAATGCAAGTAAATCGAGTTCATTAGAAGCTGATAAAAGTACCACAATAGATCTTCCAAATCCGACTATATTTGGTAAAAGTGACTACACATTGGATGGAAGAGAAGTTTTATCAAGCAGTGCAACTGCATCACGAGATGTTCAAGGTGAAGGAGAATTAACCCAAGAGAATAGCCTTGATGGCAATATCACAGTCACTGTAACAGAGAGACTACCGAATGGTTATTTGGTTATTAAAGGAGAGAAGCTGCTGACATTAAATGAAGGTAGTGAAGTAGTCCGTATTGATGGCATTGTTAGGCCAACTGATATTGATTCAAGTAATCAAATTGAGTCAACCAAAATAGCCAATGCTCGCATTACATATAAAGGGAGTGGTGTGGTTAGCGATAGTAGTAAAGCGGGTTGGTTGGCTAAGTTTTTTATGCATGCCATTTGGCCGCTATAACTTGAGGGAATAATAATGCGATTAATATACATAATAATTTTGCTTACAATTTCAAATTCAGTATTAGCCGAAAGAATAAAAGATTTAACTTCAGTTGCGGGTGTTAGAACAAATCAATTACTTGGTTATGGGCTGGTAGTAGGTTTAGATGGTACTGGA harbors:
- a CDS encoding GGDEF domain-containing protein, with the translated sequence MFDKILSIFKSNKIANLEEVQNMSSLASAKSRLKDYQNIADAKQLEEFLLLEREINDTFSSNEVLAYLGDLFQSISVGLQSSTLDAKAVQQWKKALRELLVGVNYSGEYVDLAKNIKEQLDTSHDIINCTQKTKSLLLDFSSSLTEDHEEMHGYLLVIASKLQSIYAELSETKDEYFSRESKKGSINKSFEEGIKELDDSIKNSDDINLLKASLSKIVSAIQTKVIEEVESEESETKILENKIAGMSNKIKLLEDHAKDLEKTIHKKHMEAVTDPLTGLYNRAAYVQALEKAWMNWQQNKVSSTMLVWDIDHFKMINDRHGHSAGDKVLQSVAKKLGTGVRKGDMLARFGGEEFVMLLVDKSLEEGAQLAERIRKLISITEFTYKKQPLHVTISCGVASFVDKDTPTTLFERADKALYKAKQSGRDRIEMMKVA
- a CDS encoding GGDEF domain-containing protein; translated protein: MEINKPIKLIRPLKPANHELTTSVTSSNSTGSVLNYALKFQSQICDKSLIQSYEECINSILNVSGVRYRYPLLGINHSLGITDNAQSNFHLKTDNEFWGDITLYRENEFSDNEMKNIELISSLLVHPLRSVINQKSNSLLSIHDQTTGIANSTLVEQLVTREAKLSHRERVPMSLVLIDIDRFNKISESANLIIRDEILYNVMQVMRARIRDTDLLFRYNNDTYCLILKGVTSNNAFEISERIRKEIDNNRLITINKKSTHITVSAGVAELLATDSIESIFERANNAVLHAKKMGRNQSIIADGKFIS
- a CDS encoding flagellar protein FlgN: MNNQNSHQVISDLQNCINSFLDQLSAERELLLAGNANDLNKITLQKQDTITKLSKLETQFSPMLDKFANDQTLDKKWQETINLLKKCQQMNTENSSLVNNRLKQTTNTLNQLHSLFDTEHAVTYSENGNQIITSEPNRSVHA
- the flgM gene encoding flagellar biosynthesis anti-sigma factor FlgM — encoded protein: MTDVIRNINSNNQIAGSGSKPTAKSSDDSAPSQKASASTNAAEGQVDLTNSAQKVDQLIANLSSEPIVDRQKVDEIKSALADGRYEVNSSVIADKLIEIDELLK
- the flgA gene encoding flagellar basal body P-ring formation chaperone FlgA; this encodes MLTLILICISVNSAFSQELSGSGQYHRHDDITVAVKEFIGDSINADDESMTITAKSLDKRLKLSKCEIPLQAFWPPGASQAGHTSVGIRCNDSKPWKIYVGAQIKRYQQVWVAMTALSRGTILNRSHVALERKEIRNNSREYFSIEQNPIGLVAKRPMRRGDILQVLALEKPMAVKRGDRVIVIARVNGLEIRTAATALNAAAEGDRIRVQNLSSKKELEGVLHKNSVVHINI
- the flgB gene encoding flagellar basal body rod protein FlgB, whose amino-acid sequence is MENIACNYCRTTATSECHFMSCIDEVSAFISDRLLSAGTAIAIAITNKFCKKTDMSSPIDKLFGIHAQAITLRAARSEMLAANLANSDTPNYKAKDIDFKSAFESLQGGKMQTSVQLEKSSSQHFSSDLNGIASQAIRYRVPSHASLDGNTVDADYEKSAFTENAIRYQVSLSILGKKISGLIRTLRGE
- the flgC gene encoding flagellar basal body rod protein FlgC, encoding MSLFNIFDISGSGLSAQSVRLNVTASNISNAQSVAGSADAAYKARNPVFSAMYKDVFNSQSSNIGVQTLGIVENNTEAPKRYEPGNPLADDEGYIYLSNVNPIEEMTNMMSASRGYQNNVEVMNTSKDLLLQTLRLGE
- a CDS encoding flagellar hook capping FlgD N-terminal domain-containing protein, which encodes MEIGTNTALSSQFGVQRFQKDATNNKELGQEDFLQLIVAQIQNQDPFEPVENGAFIGQLAQFGTVDGVNNLNDSFAEFSQGINNNQALNAAGLIGKSVQAEGNQVSMTEGESVTAYVDSKSQAGTAEVLISNAAGEVVQTKQVVLANLGLNSFTWNGLNEAGEQVPEGNYFLSATVLAGENEVSLPTTVESKVQSVNLSNSSAIELGLQTGGTILFNEVQRISE
- the flgE gene encoding flagellar hook protein FlgE, whose translation is MPFDIALTGLNAAQNDLEVISNNIANSETTGFKKSRAEFADVYASSEFGVSSNAIGQGVQLAGIQQQFTDGDLTFTDNALDLAINGQGFFVLEDAGERFYGRAGSFGVDSSGNLVDPIGNQLIGFQPDSNGLITGGLGPIVVSRADVAPQITSEIDLGANLDATATVLPAFTVGASGPDPATYNHSTSLTTYDSLGGQHLTSLYFRRDTATNWEAFAFVDGVQVDGPDILNFDPSGSLVGVNGGAGTTTTSAAFTPGGIGTSTTYTIDYAAITQFGSPFGVSSLNQNGFETGRLTSLDFASDGTLFGRYSNGVSSAFGQVALANFSNTQGLVPSGNSLWNESFASGAALVGAPGSTDLGLVQSGALEESNVDVTSELIDMIQAQRFFQSNAQVIGAADEITQTIINII
- the flgF gene encoding flagellar basal-body rod protein FlgF, yielding MDGMLYVAMNGAKQIQLHQATNTHNLANANTTGFRADFDTIRSLPVYGPGNPSRVFSVDERSGINFDVGQVTQTGRDLDVSINGQGFFAIQTPDGSEAYTRAGDLRVVNGGLLQTGAGFSVMGNDGPIALPPYEKLDIAADGTLSIIPVGQDASALAVIDRIKLVNPPIEELEKNLDGFIRAKDGVAVDADASIRVAAGTVEGSNVNSVSELINMIELARKFEMHVKLMETAESNDSSSATILRLRG
- the flgG gene encoding flagellar basal-body rod protein FlgG, whose product is MTSALWNSKTGLDAQQTRMTVISNNLANANTTGFKRDRAVFEDLIYQNIRQPGAQSSQDTQLPTGLQLGTGVRVVATEKLFTQGNVSQTDAPLDVAIQGRGFFEIQLPDGTSGYTRDGSFTLDSQGQIVNSSGYVLQPAISIPPNVTSITIGVDGTVSTLTAGDNAPTQVGNIQLVDFVNETGLQPRGENLFLETASSGSPTPGTPGQNGLGTMIQGSLETSNVNVVEELVNMIETQRTYEVNSRAIETADSMLQYVNNNL
- a CDS encoding flagellar basal body L-ring protein FlgH; the encoded protein is MNKPDKISLAGLILLLISGCSSIGQLSDPDYEPVVPVMPEVKSNYDGGLFYASSNLYIFEDIKATRVGDLLTVVLSEQTNASKSSSLEADKSTTIDLPNPTIFGKSDYTLDGREVLSSSATASRDVQGEGELTQENSLDGNITVTVTERLPNGYLVIKGEKLLTLNEGSEVVRIDGIVRPTDIDSSNQIESTKIANARITYKGSGVVSDSSKAGWLAKFFMHAIWPL